The following proteins are co-located in the Gloeocapsa sp. PCC 7428 genome:
- a CDS encoding chlororespiratory reduction protein 7, whose translation MPDPMMYQQDTFVVLEPNQPEQFLTAAELLEKLQVILTQRQENLPRELERFTSIQAQAQYLIDTSCEFDLGPGEYLQWYAVRLEK comes from the coding sequence ATGCCAGACCCTATGATGTACCAGCAAGACACTTTTGTTGTGCTGGAACCCAACCAACCTGAACAGTTTTTAACGGCAGCCGAACTACTAGAAAAGCTGCAAGTCATTCTCACCCAACGCCAGGAAAATTTACCACGCGAGTTAGAGCGCTTTACTTCAATTCAAGCGCAAGCTCAATATTTAATTGATACGAGTTGTGAATTCGATTTAGGTCCAGGAGAGTATTTACAGTGGTATGCAGTACGTCTAGAAAAGTAG
- a CDS encoding DUF2854 domain-containing protein — MLRQTSLGTLGLVLGGILTIVGFTAYFNGNPTLNLVGFFYGIPLLLGGLALKAAELVPVPFSQPTTPELLTLRKTQATATQNQIRQDVTRYRYGQEAHLDTALSFLGLSPTDEERPVITGLRETEIAGAYALILEFDSPLIPLQVWQDKQQKMESFFGPDIRVEITQPEAEKIELALIKSQAVSSTTLSEDSGVKAS; from the coding sequence CTTTAGGAACACTAGGGTTAGTTCTCGGTGGAATATTAACCATTGTGGGATTTACTGCCTATTTCAATGGCAACCCGACGCTAAATTTAGTGGGATTTTTCTACGGAATTCCTTTATTACTCGGAGGATTAGCGCTGAAAGCTGCGGAACTCGTACCAGTGCCATTCAGCCAACCGACAACACCAGAGTTACTAACACTGCGTAAGACTCAAGCAACAGCGACACAAAATCAAATTCGTCAAGATGTGACTCGCTATCGTTACGGTCAAGAAGCACACTTAGATACAGCGCTGTCGTTTTTAGGTTTAAGCCCCACAGATGAAGAAAGACCAGTGATTACGGGTTTACGCGAAACTGAAATTGCAGGTGCTTATGCTTTAATTTTAGAATTTGACTCGCCACTGATTCCTTTGCAAGTTTGGCAAGATAAACAGCAAAAAATGGAAAGTTTTTTTGGTCCTGACATCCGCGTAGAAATTACCCAACCAGAAGCAGAAAAAATTGAGTTAGCTTTAATTAAGTCTCAAGCAGTAAGTAGTACAACATTGTCAGAGGATTCAGGTGTTAAAGCAAGTTGA